A genome region from Hevea brasiliensis isolate MT/VB/25A 57/8 chromosome 7, ASM3005281v1, whole genome shotgun sequence includes the following:
- the LOC110669530 gene encoding uncharacterized protein LOC110669530, giving the protein MDFTSFLGRLLFASVFILSAYQEFNEFGVDGGPAAKTLKPKLDVFTSHVHSHAGVHVPEIEIKQLITTAIVVKGIGGILFIFGSSFGACLLLLHQIIATPILYDFYNYDSEEKEFNQLFIKFTQNMALFGALLFFMGMKNSIPRRQHKKKVTKTKTY; this is encoded by the exons ATGGATTTTACTTCGTTTCTTGGGCGACTCCTCTTTGCCTCAGTTTTCATACTTTCTGCTTACCAAGA GTTTAATGAATTTGGGGTTGATGGGGGACCAGCAGCGAAGACTCTCAAACCAAAGCTTGATGTGTTTACAAGCCATGTCCACTCTCATGCGGGCGTACATGTACCAGAAATTGAA ATCAAACAGTTAATCACTACAGCTATAGTTGTCAAGGGCATTGGAGGCATCCTTTTCATTTTTGGCAGTTCTTTTGGAGCCTGTCTCCTG CTTCTGCATCAGATAATTGCTACTCCAATATTATATGATTTCTACAATTATGACAGTGAAGAGAAAGAATTTAATCAACTTTTTATCAAATTCACACAG AATATGGCACTTTTTGGGGCTCTACTGTTTTTCATGGGGATGAAGAACTCAATTCCCAGGAGACAGCACAAAAAGAAGGTTACCAAAACAAAAACTTATTAG
- the LOC110669479 gene encoding transcription factor bHLH155 isoform X2 → MGTDLHNILRSLCFNTEWKYAVFWKLKHRTRMVLTWEDAYCDNFEQHNPLENKCFRETLENLCGGPFSHDPLGLAVAKMSYHVYSLGEGIVGQVAVTGKHRWIIADKLVTSSISSFEFSDGWQSQFSAGIRTIVVVAVVPFGVVQLGSLNKVAEDMKLVTHIKDVFLSLQDSSVGHVTGPLQYSMKNSLYMPDLPTKGLDSESEVIPGSLCNLDKATDKEGQPMFPYLQKKCDNSYFCSLPGIHQNTTDEVVNKPGGHVLSTLMNDKSVKSPQLISYNSYLEQQNQVGIDFVDDHKCGGGTSAWKDPGEPSKLDVIPHLNNSVKDNIRLCDVILPNEKFEADPVNYLVNLLGSTVCDRSKSDGIDVHLHGMLGMPEFSDMSMKNELEKKLEYQAGTSHLDTSNTFLKFSAGCELHEALGPAFSKGYLYFDCETENTEARNIVEVPEGLSISQMTFDTGPDNLLEAVVGKVCYSSSDVKSEKSICKSVQSQLTTEKISEPSSRPKHIIHSAGYSINQQSVVEEYTQNCSSSTGVCATMSPRGFSSTCPSTCSEHLDRRSVPAKNNKKRARPGENCRPRPRDRQLIQDRIKELRELVPNGAKCSIDSLLERTIKHMLFLESITKHADKINKCAESKKRTDASNYEKGSSWAVEVGGHLKVSSIVVENLNKNGQMLVEMLCEECSHFLEIAEAIRSLGLTILKGITEVHGEKLWICFMVEGQNNRVIHRMDILWSLVQILQPKTLN, encoded by the exons ATGGGTACTGACTTGCATAATATACTGAGGAGCCTCTGCTTCAACACAGAGTGGAAGTACGCAGTGTTTTGGAAGCTCAAGCATCGAACTCGCAT GGTGTTAACTTGGGAAGATGCTTACTGTGACAATTTTGAGCAACATAATCCTTTAGAGAATAAGTGCTTCAGGGAGACACTGGAAAACTTGTGTGGTGGGCCTTTTTCACATGATCCGCTTGGATTAGCTGTGGCAAAGATGTCATATCATGTATATTCTCTTGGGGAAGG GATTGTTGGACAGGTGGCAGTTACTGGAAAACATCGATGGATCATTGCAGATAAGCTTGTAACCAGTTCCATCTCGTCATTTGAG TTCTCAGATGGCTGGCAAAGTCAGTTTTCAGCTGGGATCAGG ACCATTGTTGTTGTAGCTGTtgttccatttggagttgtacagCTCGGCTCTTTGAATAAA GTTGCTGAGGATATGAAGCTGGTAACCCATATAAAAGATGTCTTTTTATCCCTTCAAGATTCCTCAGTTGGGCATGTTACTGGTCCACTGCAATATAGTATGAAGAATTCTTTGTATATG CCAGATTTACCTACTAAAGGATTGGATTCAGAATCAGAGGTTATTCCTGGTAGTCTATGCAATCTAGATAAAGCTACAGACAAGGAAGGGCAGCCTATGTTTCCTTATTTACAGAAAAAATGCGATAATTCTTATTTTTGTTCCCTTCCTGGTATACATCAGAATACAACAGATGAAGTGGTAAATAAACCTGGAGGGCATGTACTATCCACACTGATGAATGATAAGAGTGTCAAATCACCTCAGCTTATATCTTATAATTCCTATTTGGAGCAGCAAAATCAAGTAGGAATAGATTTTGTAGATGACCACAAATGTGGAGGGGGGACTAGTGCTTGGAAAGATCCAGGCGAGCCATCAAAACTCGATGTAATTCCACATTTAAATAATTCTGTTAAGGATAATATAAGGTTATGTGATGTTATACTTCCTAATGAAAAGTTTGAAGCTGATCCTGTGAACTACCTGGTCAATCTCCTTGGCTCTACCGTTTGTGATCGATCTAAGTCAGATGGCATAGATGTTCATCTACATGGGATGTTGGGCATGCCTGAATTTTCAGATATGAGCATGAAAAATGAGTTGGAGAAGAAGCTAGAGTATCAAGCTGGGACAAGTCACTTAGACACCTCAAACACATTTTTAAAGTTCTCTGCTGGCTGTGAGCTACATGAAGCTCTAGGACCAGCTTTTTCAAAAGGGTATCTCTATTTTGATTGTGAAACAGAGAATACTGAAGCCAGGAACATTGTTGAGGTGCCAGAGGGGTTAAGTATTAGCCAGATGACATTTGACACAGGTCCAGATAATCTTCTAGAAGCAGTTGTAGGTAAAGTTTGCTATAGCAGCAGTGAtgtgaaaagtgagaaatcaatctGTAAATCTGTGCAATCTCAGTTAACAACTGAGAAAATTTCAGAGCCTTCTAGCCGGCCCAAACATATTATCCATTCAGCTGGTTATTCAATTAATCAGCAGTCTGTTGTTGAAGAGTATACACAGAATTGCTCAAGCTCAACAGGGGTCTGTGCTACAATGTCTCCTAGAGGATTTTCATCAACTTGTCCAAGTACCTGTAGTGAACATTTAGATAGGCGCTCAGTACCAGCTAAGAATAACAAAAAGAGGGCAAGACCTGGTGAAAACTGTAGGCCTAGGCCAAGGGATAGACAACTGATTCAAGATCGTATTAAGGAGCTGAGAGAGCTTGTGCCCAATGGTGCAAAG TGCAGTATTGATTCCTTGCTGGAGCGCACGATCAAACACATGCTCTTTTTAGAAAGTATCACAAAGCATGCTGACAAGATCAATAAATGTGCTGAATCAAAG AAGCGAACAGACGCCTCTAACTATGAAAAGGGTTCAAGCTGGGCAGTGGAGGTGGGAGGCCACCTAAAAGTTTCTTCAATAGTAGTAGAGAACCTAAACAAAAATGGGCAGATGCTTGTAGAG ATGCTATGTGAGGAATGCAGTCATTTTCTTGAGATAGCAGAAGCTATCAGAAGCTTGGGTCTGACCATCTTGAAAGGGATTACAGAAGTGCATGGTGAGAAGTTATGGATATGTTTCATGGTTGAG GGTCAAAACAACAGAGTCATTCATAGAATGGATATCCTATGGTCACTCGTGCAGATATTGCAACCTAAGACTTTAAACTAG
- the LOC110669479 gene encoding transcription factor bHLH155 isoform X1 — protein MGTDLHNILRSLCFNTEWKYAVFWKLKHRTRMVLTWEDAYCDNFEQHNPLENKCFRETLENLCGGPFSHDPLGLAVAKMSYHVYSLGEGIVGQVAVTGKHRWIIADKLVTSSISSFEFSDGWQSQFSAGIRTIVVVAVVPFGVVQLGSLNKVAEDMKLVTHIKDVFLSLQDSSVGHVTGPLQYSMKNSLYMPDLPTKGLDSESEVIPGSLCNLDKATDKEGQPMFPYLQKKCDNSYFCSLPGIHQNTTDEVVNKPGGHVLSTLMNDKSVKSPQLISYNSYLEQQNQVGIDFVDDHKCGGGTSAWKDPGEPSKLDVIPHLNNSVKDNIRLCDVILPNEKFEADPVNYLVNLLGSTVCDRSKSDGIDVHLHGMLGMPEFSDMSMKNELEKKLEYQAGTSHLDTSNTFLKFSAGCELHEALGPAFSKGYLYFDCETENTEARNIVEVPEGLSISQMTFDTGPDNLLEAVVGKVCYSSSDVKSEKSICKSVQSQLTTEKISEPSSRPKHIIHSAGYSINQQSVVEEYTQNCSSSTGVCATMSPRGFSSTCPSTCSEHLDRRSVPAKNNKKRARPGENCRPRPRDRQLIQDRIKELRELVPNGAKCSIDSLLERTIKHMLFLESITKHADKINKCAESKMYQKRTDASNYEKGSSWAVEVGGHLKVSSIVVENLNKNGQMLVEMLCEECSHFLEIAEAIRSLGLTILKGITEVHGEKLWICFMVEGQNNRVIHRMDILWSLVQILQPKTLN, from the exons ATGGGTACTGACTTGCATAATATACTGAGGAGCCTCTGCTTCAACACAGAGTGGAAGTACGCAGTGTTTTGGAAGCTCAAGCATCGAACTCGCAT GGTGTTAACTTGGGAAGATGCTTACTGTGACAATTTTGAGCAACATAATCCTTTAGAGAATAAGTGCTTCAGGGAGACACTGGAAAACTTGTGTGGTGGGCCTTTTTCACATGATCCGCTTGGATTAGCTGTGGCAAAGATGTCATATCATGTATATTCTCTTGGGGAAGG GATTGTTGGACAGGTGGCAGTTACTGGAAAACATCGATGGATCATTGCAGATAAGCTTGTAACCAGTTCCATCTCGTCATTTGAG TTCTCAGATGGCTGGCAAAGTCAGTTTTCAGCTGGGATCAGG ACCATTGTTGTTGTAGCTGTtgttccatttggagttgtacagCTCGGCTCTTTGAATAAA GTTGCTGAGGATATGAAGCTGGTAACCCATATAAAAGATGTCTTTTTATCCCTTCAAGATTCCTCAGTTGGGCATGTTACTGGTCCACTGCAATATAGTATGAAGAATTCTTTGTATATG CCAGATTTACCTACTAAAGGATTGGATTCAGAATCAGAGGTTATTCCTGGTAGTCTATGCAATCTAGATAAAGCTACAGACAAGGAAGGGCAGCCTATGTTTCCTTATTTACAGAAAAAATGCGATAATTCTTATTTTTGTTCCCTTCCTGGTATACATCAGAATACAACAGATGAAGTGGTAAATAAACCTGGAGGGCATGTACTATCCACACTGATGAATGATAAGAGTGTCAAATCACCTCAGCTTATATCTTATAATTCCTATTTGGAGCAGCAAAATCAAGTAGGAATAGATTTTGTAGATGACCACAAATGTGGAGGGGGGACTAGTGCTTGGAAAGATCCAGGCGAGCCATCAAAACTCGATGTAATTCCACATTTAAATAATTCTGTTAAGGATAATATAAGGTTATGTGATGTTATACTTCCTAATGAAAAGTTTGAAGCTGATCCTGTGAACTACCTGGTCAATCTCCTTGGCTCTACCGTTTGTGATCGATCTAAGTCAGATGGCATAGATGTTCATCTACATGGGATGTTGGGCATGCCTGAATTTTCAGATATGAGCATGAAAAATGAGTTGGAGAAGAAGCTAGAGTATCAAGCTGGGACAAGTCACTTAGACACCTCAAACACATTTTTAAAGTTCTCTGCTGGCTGTGAGCTACATGAAGCTCTAGGACCAGCTTTTTCAAAAGGGTATCTCTATTTTGATTGTGAAACAGAGAATACTGAAGCCAGGAACATTGTTGAGGTGCCAGAGGGGTTAAGTATTAGCCAGATGACATTTGACACAGGTCCAGATAATCTTCTAGAAGCAGTTGTAGGTAAAGTTTGCTATAGCAGCAGTGAtgtgaaaagtgagaaatcaatctGTAAATCTGTGCAATCTCAGTTAACAACTGAGAAAATTTCAGAGCCTTCTAGCCGGCCCAAACATATTATCCATTCAGCTGGTTATTCAATTAATCAGCAGTCTGTTGTTGAAGAGTATACACAGAATTGCTCAAGCTCAACAGGGGTCTGTGCTACAATGTCTCCTAGAGGATTTTCATCAACTTGTCCAAGTACCTGTAGTGAACATTTAGATAGGCGCTCAGTACCAGCTAAGAATAACAAAAAGAGGGCAAGACCTGGTGAAAACTGTAGGCCTAGGCCAAGGGATAGACAACTGATTCAAGATCGTATTAAGGAGCTGAGAGAGCTTGTGCCCAATGGTGCAAAG TGCAGTATTGATTCCTTGCTGGAGCGCACGATCAAACACATGCTCTTTTTAGAAAGTATCACAAAGCATGCTGACAAGATCAATAAATGTGCTGAATCAAAG ATGTATCAGAAGCGAACAGACGCCTCTAACTATGAAAAGGGTTCAAGCTGGGCAGTGGAGGTGGGAGGCCACCTAAAAGTTTCTTCAATAGTAGTAGAGAACCTAAACAAAAATGGGCAGATGCTTGTAGAG ATGCTATGTGAGGAATGCAGTCATTTTCTTGAGATAGCAGAAGCTATCAGAAGCTTGGGTCTGACCATCTTGAAAGGGATTACAGAAGTGCATGGTGAGAAGTTATGGATATGTTTCATGGTTGAG GGTCAAAACAACAGAGTCATTCATAGAATGGATATCCTATGGTCACTCGTGCAGATATTGCAACCTAAGACTTTAAACTAG
- the LOC110669479 gene encoding transcription factor bHLH155 isoform X3 produces MGTDLHNILRSLCFNTEWKYAVFWKLKHRTRMVLTWEDAYCDNFEQHNPLENKCFRETLENLCGGPFSHDPLGLAVAKMSYHVYSLGEGIVGQVAVTGKHRWIIADKLVTSSISSFEFSDGWQSQFSAGIRTIVVVAVVPFGVVQLGSLNKVAEDMKLVTHIKDVFLSLQDSSVGHVTGPLQYSMKNSLYMPDLPTKGLDSESEVIPGSLCNLDKATDKEGQPMFPYLQKKCDNSYFCSLPGIHQNTTDEVVNKPGGHVLSTLMNDKSVKSPQLISYNSYLEQQNQVGIDFVDDHKCGGGTSAWKDPGEPSKLDVIPHLNNSVKDNIRLCDVILPNEKFEADPVNYLVNLLGSTVCDRSKSDGIDVHLHGMLGMPEFSDMSMKNELEKKLEYQAGTSHLDTSNTFLKFSAGCELHEALGPAFSKGYLYFDCETENTEARNIVEVPEGLSISQMTFDTGPDNLLEAVVGKVCYSSSDVKSEKSICKSVQSQLTTEKISEPSSRPKHIIHSAGYSINQQSVVEEYTQNCSSSTGVCATMSPRGFSSTCPSTCSEHLDRRSVPAKNNKKRARPGENCRPRPRDRQLIQDRIKELRELVPNGAKY; encoded by the exons ATGGGTACTGACTTGCATAATATACTGAGGAGCCTCTGCTTCAACACAGAGTGGAAGTACGCAGTGTTTTGGAAGCTCAAGCATCGAACTCGCAT GGTGTTAACTTGGGAAGATGCTTACTGTGACAATTTTGAGCAACATAATCCTTTAGAGAATAAGTGCTTCAGGGAGACACTGGAAAACTTGTGTGGTGGGCCTTTTTCACATGATCCGCTTGGATTAGCTGTGGCAAAGATGTCATATCATGTATATTCTCTTGGGGAAGG GATTGTTGGACAGGTGGCAGTTACTGGAAAACATCGATGGATCATTGCAGATAAGCTTGTAACCAGTTCCATCTCGTCATTTGAG TTCTCAGATGGCTGGCAAAGTCAGTTTTCAGCTGGGATCAGG ACCATTGTTGTTGTAGCTGTtgttccatttggagttgtacagCTCGGCTCTTTGAATAAA GTTGCTGAGGATATGAAGCTGGTAACCCATATAAAAGATGTCTTTTTATCCCTTCAAGATTCCTCAGTTGGGCATGTTACTGGTCCACTGCAATATAGTATGAAGAATTCTTTGTATATG CCAGATTTACCTACTAAAGGATTGGATTCAGAATCAGAGGTTATTCCTGGTAGTCTATGCAATCTAGATAAAGCTACAGACAAGGAAGGGCAGCCTATGTTTCCTTATTTACAGAAAAAATGCGATAATTCTTATTTTTGTTCCCTTCCTGGTATACATCAGAATACAACAGATGAAGTGGTAAATAAACCTGGAGGGCATGTACTATCCACACTGATGAATGATAAGAGTGTCAAATCACCTCAGCTTATATCTTATAATTCCTATTTGGAGCAGCAAAATCAAGTAGGAATAGATTTTGTAGATGACCACAAATGTGGAGGGGGGACTAGTGCTTGGAAAGATCCAGGCGAGCCATCAAAACTCGATGTAATTCCACATTTAAATAATTCTGTTAAGGATAATATAAGGTTATGTGATGTTATACTTCCTAATGAAAAGTTTGAAGCTGATCCTGTGAACTACCTGGTCAATCTCCTTGGCTCTACCGTTTGTGATCGATCTAAGTCAGATGGCATAGATGTTCATCTACATGGGATGTTGGGCATGCCTGAATTTTCAGATATGAGCATGAAAAATGAGTTGGAGAAGAAGCTAGAGTATCAAGCTGGGACAAGTCACTTAGACACCTCAAACACATTTTTAAAGTTCTCTGCTGGCTGTGAGCTACATGAAGCTCTAGGACCAGCTTTTTCAAAAGGGTATCTCTATTTTGATTGTGAAACAGAGAATACTGAAGCCAGGAACATTGTTGAGGTGCCAGAGGGGTTAAGTATTAGCCAGATGACATTTGACACAGGTCCAGATAATCTTCTAGAAGCAGTTGTAGGTAAAGTTTGCTATAGCAGCAGTGAtgtgaaaagtgagaaatcaatctGTAAATCTGTGCAATCTCAGTTAACAACTGAGAAAATTTCAGAGCCTTCTAGCCGGCCCAAACATATTATCCATTCAGCTGGTTATTCAATTAATCAGCAGTCTGTTGTTGAAGAGTATACACAGAATTGCTCAAGCTCAACAGGGGTCTGTGCTACAATGTCTCCTAGAGGATTTTCATCAACTTGTCCAAGTACCTGTAGTGAACATTTAGATAGGCGCTCAGTACCAGCTAAGAATAACAAAAAGAGGGCAAGACCTGGTGAAAACTGTAGGCCTAGGCCAAGGGATAGACAACTGATTCAAGATCGTATTAAGGAGCTGAGAGAGCTTGTGCCCAATGGTGCAAAG TATTGA